The genomic window GAATGCTCCAAGATTTTTCagtgaattgaatttcagtcaattttctgaaattgaattttcCCCTCCCCTTTGTATGATAGTGGGTATATCTGCTACGCACCTTGCTCCTTTAACTGAAAATACACGCTCTGCTTAATGTGACACGGTTTTAGGGAAATAAACCCTCCCCTCAACGAAAGCCACGATGCTAGTCGTGATAGTTTGCAAAATCGGCAAACTGTCAagactaaatgaaataaataaacaagcaggCCCAGACCAAAGCTGGCAACAGTGACCAGGCAgcaggctgtgatgtcataatggcctctgtgacccctcccccacagtgTCACCTTGTCCCTGGAGGCGAAACTCCACCTACTGCACAGCTACATGACCGTCACCTGGCTGCCCCTGCCCTGTGACACGCAGGTGAGTGTGAGACTCATTGATGTAGAATGCTTTTGGGTTTGATGACAGCACGCTTAAAGATGGAATCTGCGTGTAGGACTTTAATTAACGACACACCAAAGTTCTGCACAGtatggtgtgtggggggggggggttctttgcCAAGTTGGCAACGATGCAGTtggtttaatatttttaatcgCCTTCTTGAATTTGTAAATTTGTACCGGTCATGTAATGCTTatgatttttctttgttgtgacatgaatgaaaatgactgGGTTGTATCGACTGAGCATTGCAGCTGAAGTTAAGCCATTGCTGATGTAACGTTAATGGACCAATAAAGGTTTTATTTAAACAGAAGtactccctgcccctccccccctctctcccccccccccccccaggccccgctgGCTCAGCCCGAGTCTCCCGCAGCCTCTCCGGGGGACGACGCTCGCTCTCCTCCCGACTCGGGCGAGTCCGACAAGGAGTCCGTGTGCAGCAGCTCCAACGGCAACggcgggggcgtggccagcgTCGCCGGGGGCGGGGTCAACGGGAGCGGGGCGGAAGCCAaggcgggcggggccggaggcGGAGGAGAAGGCGGGGGATCGTctagctcctcctccagcacctcctccagctcctcgaGTTCCAGCTTCGGGGGAGTGGGCGCGGGTGCGAGCGGGAAGGACAAGGCCAAGGACAAGGACAAGAGGAAGGCGGACTCGGTGGCCAACAAGCTGGGCAGCTTCGGGAAGAGCCTGGGCAGCAAGCTGAAGAAGAACGTGGGCGGGCTGATGCCGGGGAAGGCGgcggccgggggcggggccaaggcggcggggggggaggggcaggagaagaagacgaagaaggGCTCGCTGAAGGTGCAGGCGGACACCCGGGACGGGTCCCCGAGCGACGGCGGCCGGGGGGGCGGCTGCGGCTCGGGGGGGTCAGGGAAGGGCTCACCGTCGCCGGGCGGCGAGCGgcggaagggggcggagccctgCCGCTACGGCTCGGACGTGAAGCTGAGCCTGACCGCCATGCGGGCCGCCATGCAGGGCGACAGGAAGTTCGTCTTCGCCGCCATGCTCGCCGCCAGCGGCCGCCAGCCCTTCCAGGAGGAGATGATCCAGAGCTACCTGGCCGACGCCCAGGACCGCTTCCGCGCCGAGCAGGAGcagcggcgggggggcggagcctcggcGGGCGGGGCCCCGCCGCCGGCCGCCAACGGGACGGCGTCCAGGAAGGAGGTGGCCGTGTACCGTTGCCATGACTTCAAGCCCGAGGACCCGCCCGAGgcgcccgccccctccctcgcccaCCTCAAACCCTACACCatcccccgccccaccctcatagcccccgcccccgccgcgagccccgcccacaaccccgcccgcctccccccgcccaGCTACCTGGAGACGCGGCGGCTGCAGGCCGGGGGGTCCCCCTCTTCGTACCCGGGGCTGCCCTCCTACGCCACCCTCCCCCGCCACTGCCCCCTGCAGCACCCGCGGTACCGCATCCCCGCCTCGTCCCTgccccccggccccggcccggccccgcccccggaccGCGACCCCCCCGACTACCTGTCGTCGGGCGCGCCCGCCGTCCGCCACTTCTCGCTGGGCAGCGCGGGGGGGCTGGCGGGGCTGCAGGCCCGCTGCAGGATGCCCGCCTGCAACTTCTACGGGCACCCGGAGACGGGCAACTACTGCTCCTGCTGTTACCGCGAAGCacggaggaggggcggggccgaaACCCCCGTGCACAGGTTCTGAAACgggacgaccccccccccccaaccccaaccccaaccccaaccccaccccatcctCAGCCCcccttttatgttttctttttaagtaaGCCCCACCCCATCTGACACAGAGACAAGCGGACCGCGGCCTACTTTTTTTAACGAGGGTGAGGTGAGTCGAGCAATAACGACTTAGAGTAACGACTGGCCTGGTTTTTAGCCGTGGGACTGAAAGAGGGCTTttgggttgtggggggggtggttacaAACCCGTTTCTCTCCAAAATGGCTTacaagattgattgattgaagtaAATTTATTTGGTTTATAATTCCACCTTCGTACCCCTCGATttccccagccaatcagagtctcCAGGCCCTTCTTCCTCCAGTGTGCTGGGCTGGACACCTGCATGTGGCTCCCCACTGCTGCCACCCAGTGGACAAAAAGctcaacagcagcagaatgtTCAGAATTCAAAGTGTGGCAGGGGCTGGCTGCTGTTGATCAGTCCTGGCACCCAGAATTGGCTTGAATGACAGATCGGAGGGATCATAAGAGATGTGTATCGGTTCAGGCTAATGATCATGCggacagagggggcgggggcgggggcggggggcagctTTCAGCCTGTTCTCAAAAGCAAATTTGTGCTTCAGAGCAGTTGATGGGACAGGTCCTCAACCCTGGTGctgacagagctgcagtgtgtggtttttgtttcGTTGTTATTCAGCTCTTGTTTGATTCTTGTACAACCTGCTGGTTACACACTGGACTGACCTCTTCTGGCCTCTGTGGTCTGAACGGGTTTGTGGGAAACTCAAACCGAAGCAGACCCAgcggctctccagggccagggttgaGGACCGCTCTGCTGGAACGTTTGATTGGCACAACGGATCATAATGGTGAAGTGCGTGTAACATCCAGCATGCTTCTGTTTGACCTGTGCGTTGAGGTTGAGCCTCATGTTCCACTGGGCTAAGTTCCCCAGCAAGGATGACGGGGTTCGTTTTGGGTTTGCTAACTGTCTCTGAAATGGAACGTGCCGTCCTtgttccctccccctccaagtTGGATGTGATGCCAACTTTGTCCCCTCCCTCATCAATTAGATGTTGTGTAGCCCCGCCCCTTGGCGGTCTTTAACATCTCCCTATTGGTAGTCGCCACACCATCCAGTCTGATGACGCAAGTTTCCGAGTGATGGATAAGCTGGagctccaccccccacctcccctctcttttttaattattattattattattatttttatctctgTCTGCACAAAGCAAGCACTTTCGTAAGGACTCAAACGATATGCGGAGATATTTTTGTCACGAGGCTGTGGACTCATTTACCGAATTGTGCGTTTGAAATTTTGGTTCGAGCTGGAATAAGAAGGGGAGGATCTGCGACTCATGAACGGCCGCAGTGCGTCAGCTTCCTCCTGTGGCTGTTTGCGGAACTGCAGTTCCCGTTGAGGCACTGCGGGGACCTGTTTAAATCTCTGCCTAGCCAGCTCCACGCTGACTGTGAAGGGTGGCTAAGCGAACCATAAAAATCGGTTGGACACTGGGTGAACCAATCACAGGACAAGTCGATGATTGACGGCACATGGCAACTCCGCCCACCATTCATGTCTTTCGTACATAATTTGAAGTATGCAAGAATCATCGTTGGGTGGGAGATTTCGTTTAGTGGCTTTGACCTCACTTAAAAGCAATAGAAAAATGGCGTGGTCATACGGAAAGGGGTCGTCTTTGGGGTGGTGGGTAGAGGATTCGGGGACGTTTTTGAAGGGGAGAAAACCCAGAAAATATTCCCTCATTTCTGAAACGGAGGTCAGATTTGATCGACTCTCAACACTCCCTGCTTGCTTTAAGAGCACGGGAGAAACCCAAAAACCCAAAGAAGTCATTTTGTCGCAAAAAACAAAGTTGACTTgaaatgcagtgtgttctgaaagatatattttcttaaaatggaTTTAGGTTGTCCCGACGAGTGTGAGTTTTTTCCCGCTGATACGCATAATCCGGGTATGTCAGCACACCTCTATAACATCGCTGCACGCAttcagtttttctctttttaaattaattcagtgttttctctgtgtatgtgtgtttttattttgccgTCGCTATGTGTTCATCCATGTGAACTCCCTTGAATTGCAAAAATATACCATTGGCAAAACCATGAAGTCAAGAAATTAAATTCGAAAACTCAAATAGAGTGGgggaacaaaaaacaatgtCCCTCccaattattttgctgtttggTCCTAAAATCTGTGCTGAGCTCTGTTAATTtcaagcacacagacaggcatcCATTGCGATATACAGTTCGCCGTTTAGTCAACAGGCGCCACACTTGTGTTACTGTGCACCTATGATGTTTCTGAATAACATATTcgcaaaaacaacacacacgaACCATTTTCTGGACACAGTTGCGCACGAGACGCGAGGCAGTTCAAACCTGTTACCTGGCAACTGTGAAGCAATCGCCTGAAAGTCGTCCTGCTTGGGTAGTGAGGGCTCCTGAAATGTCCGGCCTCGTATTTAGCCCTCCTGGTCAGTAGGGAATTCGCTCTCGTGGTTCTGTgcattttcatggttttgtgAGTTCGTTTGTCGAACATCCACTCGACGGAAAATGCGGGAGTGTTTCAAAAAGTATACATTTATCCAGATGCAGTGGTTAAAACGGATGGGAAATCAAAAGTGTGATGATGGTACCtttattatttctttgtgtgtgtgtgtgtgtgtgtgtgtctgtgttcttttttattttcatttt from Anguilla anguilla isolate fAngAng1 chromosome 8, fAngAng1.pri, whole genome shotgun sequence includes these protein-coding regions:
- the LOC118234003 gene encoding LOW QUALITY PROTEIN: OTU domain-containing protein 7B-like (The sequence of the model RefSeq protein was modified relative to this genomic sequence to represent the inferred CDS: deleted 1 base in 1 codon), encoding MTVDMDAVLSDFVRSTGAEPGLARDLLEGKNWDLTAALSDFEQLRQVHAGNLSYVLGGERGFRPPQEREAARAGRPMLQRQDDVVQEKRLSRGISHASSTIVSLARSHVSAPGGGASSEALLDTPLCTFQLPDLTVYPEDFRGFVERDLIEQSMLVALEQAGRLNWWTRVGASCQSLLPLATSGDGNCLLHAASLGMWGFHDRDLMLRKALYALMDHGEERDALQRRWRWQQTQQNKESGLVYTEDEWQKEWNELLKLASSEPRIHFSTNGSSSNCTGVESSEEPVYESLEELHVFVLAHVLRRPIVVVADTMLRDSGGEAFAPIPFGGIYLPLEVPAAKCHRSPLVLAYDQAHFSALVSMERQDSAKVQAVIPLLDSEHRLLPLHFAVDPGRGWEWGKDDGDNVKLASVTLSLEAKLHLLHSYMTVTWLPLPCDTQAPLAQPESPAASPGDDARSPPDSGESDKESVCSSSNGNGGGVASVAGGGVNGSGAEAKAGGAGGGGEGGGSSSSSSSTSSSSSSSSFGGVGAGASGKDKAKDKDKRKADSVANKLGSFGKSLGSKLKKNVGGLMPGKAAAGGGAKAAGGEGQEKKTKKGSLKVQADTRDGSPSDGGRGGGCGSGGSGKGSPSPGGERRKGAEPCRYGSDVKLSLTAMRAAMQGDRKFVFAAMLAASGRQPFQEEMIQSYLADAQDRFRAEQEQRRGGGASAGGAPPPAANGTASRKEVAVYRCHDFKPEDPPEAPAPSLAHLKPYTIPRPTLIAPAPAASPAHNPARLPPPSYLETRRLQAGGSPSSYPGLPSYATLPRHCPLQHPRYRIPASSLPPGPGPAPPPDRDPPDYLSSGAPAVRHFSLGSAGGLAGLQARCRMPACNFYGHPETGNYCSCCYREARRRGGAETPVHRF